The Equus asinus isolate D_3611 breed Donkey chromosome 15, EquAss-T2T_v2, whole genome shotgun sequence genome includes a window with the following:
- the OSER1 gene encoding oxidative stress-responsive serine-rich protein 1, with the protein MKSEAKDGEEESLQTAFKKLRVDASGSIASLSVGEGAGVRASVRAAADETKPKTTCASKDSWHGSTRKSSRGAVRTQRRRRSKSPVLHPPKFIHCSTIAAAPSSQLKHKSQTDSPDGSSGLGISTPKEFTAGECSASLDTNHTGAVVEPLRTSVPRLPSENKEEDSSVATQVSQASLQANDLSDFQSVSKLNQGKPCSCLGKECQCKRWHEMEVYSFSGLQNVPPLAPERRSTLEDYSQSLHTRTLSGSPRSCSEQARVYVDDVTIEDLSGYMEYYLYIPKKMSHMAEMMYT; encoded by the exons ATGAAATCGGAAgccaaggatggagaggaggagagtcTACAGACTGCTTTCAAGAAATTAAGAGTGGATGCATCAGG GTCCATAGCATCTCTGTCTGTTGGAGAAGGTGCAGGTGTCAGAGCATCAGTCAGAGCAGCAGCAGATGAAACCAAACCTAAAACCACATGTGCGTCTAAGGACAGTTGGCATGG gtCTACGAGGAAGTCTTCACGAGGAGCAGTGAGAACCCAGCGTCGTCGGCGTTCCAAGTCTCCTGTCCTTCATCCTCCAAAGTTTATACATTGCAGTACAATAGCTGCTGCTCCCAGCAGCCAGCTCAAGCACAAGAGCCAGACTGACTCCCCTGATGGCAGCAGTGGGCTGGGGATTTCAACCCCTAAAGAGTTCACTGCAGGAGAGTGCTCTGCTTCCCTCGATACTAACCACACAGGGGCAGTTGTTGAGCCTTTGAGAACCTCGGTTCCAAGGCTCCCGTCAGAGAATAAGGAAGAAGATTCCTCTGTTGCTACCCAAGTCTCCCAAGCAAGTCTCCAGGCCAATGATCTCTCTGACTTTCAGTCTGTGTCCAAGCTAAACCAGGGCAAGCCATGTTCATGCCTAGGCAAGGAGTGCCAGTGTAAGAGGTGGCATGAGATGGAAGTCTATTCCTTTTCAGGCCTGCAGAATGTGCCTCCCTTGGCCCCAGAACGAAGATCCACGCTTGAGGACTACTCTCAGTCGCTTCACACCAGAACTCTGTCTGGCTCCCCCCGCTCCTGCTCTGAGCAGGCTCGAGTCTATGTGGATGATGTCACCATCGAGGACCTGTCGGGCTACATGGAATATTACTTGTATATTCCAAAGAAaatgtcccacatggcagaaatgatgtacacctga